The region acaaacaaaaaataacttttgaaGCATAATctaataattttaaaacttcaatttaaaccaaataaaaaaccagAAAGTAACAAAAAAGGTTCCTTATGGTGCACCTAAGCAACATTTATGAAAAACCCTAATGTGAATAGTGGCAAAAATGTTATCCCTTTGTAGTAGTTATAGATTACTTCGTCCCATACAACATCTTCCTTTTCAAAAGAAACAACTTTATGAGAATTGCTACCAAGAGTAATTTTGTTTGTCAAGGTGGAGCTAGCAACTTATTTATTGCAATGGTGAGAGAAacttgagaaaagaaaaaatgtcaGCAAGTAATTCAATCCATGAGATCGATGTAGATGCTTTAAATCAACCAATATATATAGTGCTTACTTAGTTGTAAGATATTTGAATTGACTAAAATAATATTGGATCTTCTCGAACGAGCTGGAACAAACTAGAAAATTTCCCATTCTTATATATGTCATCAAATTCTAATTGGCGCCGGTGCCATCAGCTGATTTTTCAGTTCAACTTGCAGTAAAAAAACATTTCCTAATTTGTAAAGTCTTCCCATTGTAATTAAAGGTACTTTGTGCCAACAAATAACAAATCACCTCAAAGATGCATGTTAATATTCCCCTCCCCCACCGATGGCTAAAGTAATGTGTAGCCATACTTTGACATATATCAGCGGTGCATATTGGCTCAGCATATATATCGTTTTGTAAAATTTGAGCATCATTTCCTAACCAATAAAGAAAAAATGGCGTCACTTTGCCACATATATATTTGCACATGTCATAAAGGCCTGAGAATTTTAATGTTGTGGTTGTGGGATCACATGCAAACAGATCAAGAAAACCAAAGGAAGAGCATCATTACACAATAACAAATCTAGGTTGGATACATTGCCGATAGAGCATGACATGATTCACATGTCAGCTAGTAAGCCTTGCTATGGTTAATGGTTTAGTTTaggagagaaaatgagaaaaagaaaagttaaatagagagaaagaggtgaaatagaagagagaaaataaattcTATAAATTGTTTAATATAAtacaaattgaataaaaattgtGTTGTATTGTATATATGTCTAATTTTgtgaaaaattaataatttctaACTAGCTGTCATAAACACATTTTCTGAGTTTAAAATCTCGGGAGATAAGAGCTGAAAATTGCAATGAAGAAAAAATGGTAATGCCCCAcccattttttctcaatttggGAAGACTTACAAAAATAGTGGATTTACCTCCCCTTCCCCCTCTCTCCTTCTTTCTTCGGCCAAGTAATTAATGTGGCATTCTTCCCTCTTTGTATCCCTGACCTAtttcctctcttctcttctaAAACTCTCTTTACTCCTTCTAGTTATGCATTATTTCACTTGTCATGGTCCTGAAAAATAGATTATCATCGACGGTCCAAATATTTTAGATCGTAAGATCAACAAAAAAAGATTAACTTACAGTATTAAGGGGTTATCTAAATGACACATGATAAAgtttggatgatgagttatttaacccaaattttattatgagtcatttagacaaccccacaATATTAATAGTTGTAAATATAATTTATCAAGCATATATTCGGTTTGGACTTTTGATgcacttatttaaatttttctaAATTTGACACCCAAACTGAAATAATCATATTGGTAAAAATGATTATCCGATCCAAACCACGCTTTTGTGTTCGGATCAATTTAAATCAACTGGATTGGTTAACGTGCACCCCTAATAATTAAGTATGAACTTTTATACATTCATACTTTCATACTTGCcctattcttttcttccatcCTATATTTCAATTCACTTTCTATGTTTCTCTCGTATTCTCTCActtcatttttctctcttcctATGTATATCCCTATCTAATGTGGGTGCAATGGATACCATACATTTTTCGTAAACCTCACCTCGATGGCTCGATCCTCTCTGTCTATCTGAAACATATATTGGAGCTGAAATGGTCCAGCCCCTTACATATAGAATCTCTGATAAAGAGAAGGTATAGAACAGGCTTTCTTGCatgagataaattaaaataaatggcCAAAGCTGACCAGTCAAAGCATGGAATTATAGTGCATGAACCCTGAAACCCACAAGGTGCAAATAATGCACACTTCTGTTTTTCCCATTATATTTTTCAATGAATAAACAACGGAGGCAAGGAGATTTAATTTGACCAACATATATGTGTTTGAATTTTATGTTAAATTCAATTATAATGCAAGTTGAAGTTAACATAACAAAATCTCTTACTTAATTTCTCTATTTGCAAGTTAAAATGTCACTATATTATTCAACTTTATGTTGAGGAAAATTGTAAACCTCACACACTAATAACAAGAAATATAGAACTAGAAGTAAGATAGTCAATATATGTTTCACACGTTCTGTAAATAATTTTATCACATACATATTATTATACTAACTATTAGtagtaaaaatatatatatatatatatatatttaactaGTTTGTCCAATATTCTAAGCTCAGTAAAATAAACATTTGAACATTCAACTATTTAGCTTTGACATCAACTAGTGGGAAGAGGGTGAAGGAGTGGAAGCTTAAGAAGACTCAAACTTGTAATGCTTGTCCACTGCAACAGATACGTCCCATGTGCAGCTAAGTCCCTTGGGTATGGTAACAAGGTCGCCAGCACCAAACTGAAAACACTCAGTTGATGAGCCTTTTGGGTACACCTTCACTCTTCCTCTTACCAAGTAGCACGTTTCTTCTGCGTCGAACTTCAGCATGTACTTCCCAGGTGGACAGCCccatctgaaaaaaaaaaacaacacaaatTTCATTGGATCCATCCATTAATCGTGCATAGTTAAGAAGAAATGGATAATGGAAGAAAAGCTTACCTAGAAGAGGaaaacagaaagaaagaaaaaagaaaactctATTGACAAGCATATATGAATTGCTATATCTTGTTCACTACTTACTTGGGCCACGAATTTATACCCAGCTCTGATAATCTTGATTTTGAAGGATTGCTTTCAACTGTGATACTTAGCTCTGAAGATGACCCTGGTGGTGTTGATGTTGATGCCATGAATATATGGAACAGAGGATAATGAAAGTAAGAAGAGATAGGAAAAAGGAGAGTCAAGAATTAAAGG is a window of Lotus japonicus ecotype B-129 chromosome 5, LjGifu_v1.2 DNA encoding:
- the LOC130718424 gene encoding uncharacterized protein LOC130718424; the encoded protein is MASTSTPPGSSSELSITVESNPSKSRLSELGINSWPKWGCPPGKYMLKFDAEETCYLVRGRVKVYPKGSSTECFQFGAGDLVTIPKGLSCTWDVSVAVDKHYKFESS